A segment of the Parasynechococcus marenigrum WH 8102 genome:
AGCAATGGCGGCGGCATTGCTGCCGCTGCTGCCGAAGAAGTCGGTGTAACGCCTCAGCGCGCTGCTGCCACTGGCGAAAGCCGTCACCGGCAGGTCCCAGCTGATCACCAGCGGAATCTCACGGCTGGCACCGGGAGCCAGCGTGAATTTCACAGCGATGGCAGCACTGGCCTGCTCGCCGGAACGGCTGGCGCGGTCGTTGTTGCTGTCAGGGATCCGCCCATCGGCGGCGAAGGGGGTCCACAACTCACTGCCATCACCGCTGGGATCCCAGCGGCTGCAGCGCATCACATGCACGCCGTCCAAGTCATCCGGCAGAGCCAGGCACCACTGACCCTCGCCTTCCGCCAGTGGCATCGAGGGCTGGCCCTCCAGCAGCACTCCGCTAAATCCCGGCTGATCAACCTGGCGGTTGCGCTGTCCTTCACCACGACCGATCGCCGGGGCGTAGTTGTGCTCCGGGCTGCCGTCATCACGGAAATGCACCTCCGCGGCAGCGTCGGTGTTTGTGAACCAACCCACCGTGTTGCGCCAGCACAGCATCAGGGACAACTCCAGCGGCTGATCGGTGGGGTTGCTGAATTGCCAGCGGAACACCGCCACCGGATAGCTGGTGCGCTGGTAATCCCCAGGAAGGATGGGACTGAAGGCCTCGCAGAGGACGCCGGCGCGGTAAACGTCCTCGTGGTGGGTCCAGCTGAGGGGATAGCGGGCGGCGTAGGTGCCGGTGCTGCGGCCCTGGGTGCTGGCGGGGTACCACTGCCAGGCGCTCAGGGGTGTGCCGCCACTGGGGTCGGTGTCATCACGGTCGGGAGCCGTGGCCAGGGCATGGGCACGGACGTCCTCGCCCTGCTGCTCCCAGAGGGCGAACTGACAGTCGGGGATCGATCCGAACCAGTGCTCACCACCATCGAGGTTCCAGAGGTTGAAGGCTCCGCTGGGGGAACGGCCGAGGCAGCCAGCCCCGAAGCCGCCGAGGGGCATGCCGTGGTCGGGGCCATCGTCGAGGTTGCTGGCGTACCGAACGGTGTAAGGCGACTCCCAGCCCAGGCCGAAGCGACGACTCCAGCTGGACTCCGGAGGTTGCCATGGTGTGTTGCCGACGCCACGCCCCAGCAGCGAACGCAGAGCGGAAAGTCCGAAGGGGGCCATGCAGCGCGGGCAGTCACCCCAGATTGCCAGGTTTCACCAGCTCAGCCAGCGCCGAAATCAGGCGGACTGTCCTCGGCATCCAGCAGGGCATCCAGGGTCACCGCCGTTCTCACCAACGCCTGATACCGCTGCAGCGTTCGCCGGTTCTGATCCAACCAACGCCCTGGGGCCGTCCCACCATCGAGCTGCGGATGCTCACTGTCCATCAGCTGCAGGTCCTCCTCCCGAGCGATCAGGGCCAGCAACAACTCATGCAGGCGTTGACGACGCTGACTGGAGGGGCTCATGACGCCTTCATCAATTCCTGAAGGCGCCGCTCCGCCAGCGGCGGCAGCTGCACCCGCCGCAACTGCTTGGCATACAGAAGCGATTGCAGCCAGGCCAGTGGCTCCACCAGGGGTCCGCTGAGGCCGATCAGCAAACCAACTCCCCAATGGGAGAACGAGGAACGGCAGCGCTGAAGCCCCCGCCAGAGCACCGATGGGCGGATGAAGCCCGCGGCCACCAACCGATCAGCCACCAGCTCAACCCGTGCCATGGCTTCCAGAGGTCTGGCCACCAGAATGCCTGAATGATCGATGTGATCGGTACTGACGCAGGGGCACCGGCCTCGCTGCCCGCTGCGCAGCAAGCCCTGATTCGAGCTGCCGAACAGATCGCTGCACCGCGCCGCCTTCAGCCAGCCCTTGAAACATGGCTGGAAAGCCCGGTTCCCCTGATCGACAGCGACGACCCCCGCCATCTGGTGGAGGTGCTCAGCGCTCTCTCCGCTCAAACCAACGCGGTGGTGCTGGCCAGTGGGGACCCGCTCTGGTTCGGCATCGGCAGAATCCTGGCGGAGCGCCTCGGGCCGGAGCGGCTGCGCTTTCATCCCGCGCCCACCAGCCTGCAACTGGCCTTTGCCCGCATCGGTCGTCCCTGGCAGGACGCCCGCTGGGTGAGCCTGCATGGACGCGATCCCGAGCCCCTGGCCCGGGAACTGCAGACGCGGCCGAGGGCCCTGGCGGTGCTCACCGACCCTGGCCGTGGCGGTGCCGACGCCGTGCGCCGCTGTCTGCGCAGCAGCGGTCTGGAGGCGAGCTATCAGCTCTGGCTGGGGGAAAACCTTGGCCATGCCGACGAACGGATGCGGCTGATCCCGGCCGATGCCCCCCTGCCGGAGCCACTGCAGCCATTGCTGGTGGCACTGTTGATTGCCGAGGAACCGTCCATTCCGAACTCGAGGGCGTTGCCGTTGTTCGGTCTGGAGGATGGCCTGTACCTCCAGCACCCGGATCACCCCGGGCTGATGACCAAGCGGGAGGCACGCATCCAGTTGCTGGCGGATCTGGATCTGCCCGATCAGGGAGTGCTCTGGGACCTTGGCGCCGGCACGGGCAGCATCGGACTGGAGGCCCTTCGCCTACGGCCCCAGCTCAGGCTGCTGGCGGTGGAGCGCCGGGCCGGTGGGGCTGCCTTGATCCAGGCCAATGCAAAGCGGCTCGAGGTGATGCCCAGCGCCGTGGTGGAAACCGATGCGCTGAGCCTGCTGTCCGCCGATCTGCCTGACGGCCTGGACCAACCGGATCGCGTGTTGCTGGGTGGTGGCGGCCCCCATCGCGAGGCGCTGCTGAAGGCAGTGCTGCAACGGTTGCGTCCATCGGGGATCGTGGTGATTCCGCTGGCGACCCTTGAAGCGGTGGCCACGCTGCGGCCGCTGATGGAGCAGTCAGGACTGACGGTGCAGCTCAATCAATTGCAGGCCTGGCGAGGCCAACCCCTCAGCGATGGCACCCGCCTGGCACCGATGAACCCAATCCTGAGCCTAAAAGGCACGTAATCGTGACATAATCGTTTATTTATTAATACGATATCGTCTCAATCTGGACTTGATCGCCAGGGCGAATGCCCAGACGACGGGCCTCCCCGGCCCGCAACTCCACCACCCCGTCACTGGGATCCGCCGGGCCGTAGCTGGGGCAAGGCAGCTTCGGACAGACCGGAACATCAGCCGCAATGGCCATCACCCGGTTGTCCCGCAGAAACAGCATGTCCAGCGGCGCAAGGGTGTTGAGCATCCAGAAGCTCAGCAGCCTGGGACGGTCAAAGGGAAACCACATGCCACGCAGCGGTGGCAAGGCCGGCCGCTGCATCAGACCGATCTGCTGCTGCTTTGGGGTGCGGGCCACCTCCAGGGCGATGCAGCGTCGGTCTTCCAGGCACCATTGCGCGGTGACGGGCAGCTGCTGCGGTGCCGGCAGATCCATGCTCAACCGTCCCCGACGACAGGACCGAGGCTGTAACCACGACCGCGCACCGTCAACAGCAACCGCGATTCGCCGTCGGCTTCCAGCTTCTGGCGCAGGTAGCGCACATACACCTCCACCACATTGCTGCTGGCCCGTTCGTCCTGCCAGACCTCCTGCAGCAACTGCTCACGGCTGAACACCTCTCCCGGCGACCGCATCAACACCAGCAGCAGGGCGAACTCCCGGGCCGTGAGAGCCACGGTGCGGCCGGCCCGTCGCACGTGACGGGTGGCGGGATCAAGACTGAGATCACCCAGTTCAAGCAACGTCGGCCGTTGACCCAGGCGGGCCTGCACGGT
Coding sequences within it:
- a CDS encoding winged helix-turn-helix domain-containing protein, translated to MTADPLLLLVGASAVALAPRLAASGYSTVDWLSAGVASSTVQVGEEPLAAVLAADQAAKVRDLRQRFRGMPILLDLEQDSVDARAACLCAGADDFWLSSIAPSDLLLRLRLHRTVQARLGQRPTLLELGDLSLDPATRHVRRAGRTVALTAREFALLLVLMRSPGEVFSREQLLQEVWQDERASSNVVEVYVRYLRQKLEADGESRLLLTVRGRGYSLGPVVGDG
- a CDS encoding bifunctional cobalt-precorrin-7 (C(5))-methyltransferase/cobalt-precorrin-6B (C(15))-methyltransferase; translation: MIDVIGTDAGAPASLPAAQQALIRAAEQIAAPRRLQPALETWLESPVPLIDSDDPRHLVEVLSALSAQTNAVVLASGDPLWFGIGRILAERLGPERLRFHPAPTSLQLAFARIGRPWQDARWVSLHGRDPEPLARELQTRPRALAVLTDPGRGGADAVRRCLRSSGLEASYQLWLGENLGHADERMRLIPADAPLPEPLQPLLVALLIAEEPSIPNSRALPLFGLEDGLYLQHPDHPGLMTKREARIQLLADLDLPDQGVLWDLGAGTGSIGLEALRLRPQLRLLAVERRAGGAALIQANAKRLEVMPSAVVETDALSLLSADLPDGLDQPDRVLLGGGGPHREALLKAVLQRLRPSGIVVIPLATLEAVATLRPLMEQSGLTVQLNQLQAWRGQPLSDGTRLAPMNPILSLKGT
- a CDS encoding DUF192 domain-containing protein translates to MDLPAPQQLPVTAQWCLEDRRCIALEVARTPKQQQIGLMQRPALPPLRGMWFPFDRPRLLSFWMLNTLAPLDMLFLRDNRVMAIAADVPVCPKLPCPSYGPADPSDGVVELRAGEARRLGIRPGDQVQIETISY